Proteins from a single region of Peromyscus eremicus chromosome 9, PerEre_H2_v1, whole genome shotgun sequence:
- the LOC131919950 gene encoding NADH dehydrogenase [ubiquinone] 1 alpha subcomplex subunit 3-like yields MAARISAFLKNAWANQPVLVVSFSIWGLAIIMPIISPYTKYAGMINRATPYVYPVPVRDNGNMPDVPSHPQDPQGPSLEWLKNL; encoded by the coding sequence ATGGCCGCGAGAATCTCCGCCTTTCTTAAGAATGCCTGGGCGAACCAGCCGGTGCTAGTGGTGTCCTTCTCTATCTGGGGTCTCGCTATAATTATGCCCATAATCAGCCCCTATACCAAGTATGCTGGCATGATCAACAGAGCCACACCCTACGTCTACCCAGTGCCTGTACGAGATAATGGGAACATGCCGGATGTGCCCAGCCACCCCCAGGACCCTCAGGGCCCAAGTCTGGAATGGCTGAAGAACCTGTGA